In Drosophila simulans strain w501 chromosome X, Prin_Dsim_3.1, whole genome shotgun sequence, one DNA window encodes the following:
- the LOC6739875 gene encoding zinc finger CCCH domain-containing protein 13, with product MAAQSRRYKNRRPKCSKTMSLAALILGLVGLTMVTLAAGNDAISAPKAGKDLQQQQQQRHQQTSEIEDDGGARPDKDFDFAAYVNDFNLQEEASIPEDIFDQHDGDIGDEDIESAHIQYAPSAAAATTAEEAENEDDDDDDVGLLEEDDDASEAADIILESQRPTSRNFSVYLDAKKYQNSNNKKRSMEQKKNNISHRNYKLKNNKENNHHRLAKEAAAGKSEMETVLGGGTKFTSGDEQPQLEDREQVEQEENANFGRQSFAYKKLKNMHEQQSQQDKKRGDDGDEVDLLEGEYPPSQLFDAIEILNERKFNKPSAQSTGKSRPQLQKKDKDKDQMEQEQEQEQEQEQHKSRQVDEAIGDIEDNLDNDEILPTNNGEDEDDGDDDDEDIKSAIDNDELAKKYPVATSTTTKVPTTLATSKTTSRSSSIISSSSTTTTTTATSTTATSPSPSTTTKPRVPTPTIGRKLKRNFFGLAQPETRYYGSYDIGRIRAQTPEEDTTEEEKDEDVGELHYYDTSGSGSNSRKLVSFDPEKSEENYLSSYYPGKMNATEKKQQQTQQHATRYVDDDYAEQQPPAEKSKLENPWEKSEEKPEDAEQLEDGKLESDLESALQRYHEATTTTPTVTAGPSSAFERFKALRRSRQRTGHKSHKKRYKDYLKRQHPKVEVTSPPEAAPAATISTRHLQKLQKERERSTHSAPIFAIGLRPQRPLVATGKPFYEGQVNYYDNQQQLDVDLKHHTEMERLIAHDNGNWYRRISPVLRNGVKSDPPVKDHHHHHHHSGQHLGNHHHHSHHHGYNHNGAHNHHHHSHSHQKLGHLKSRPRNPYQRKTSVGIGAPSPPPPPTPPLPPPKPQLGHQITELEHLERYYAKWPHLARVQFQVYDEHYRETHPELYSDYEDDYESAAELEEAQQERGEEANLPPYIKKYNRRNKQLLNLLEGTLPTPTLSPGNPLGSTETVRLDDEYLKEKRRRYHQHQRFEDLFAQQKSRYSTTQSTPKEEVTEVTKDQLSNPVTSTTSPNNQLPEEDATVVSGEETDPAPETLDFWQREMSSKAGKTRSNQPGGSVSTTTPKPALFKLPSYPAIAGSFLGTPRSRSRSAQFVANVAGRGQSSWPRLETGNSTEKPAGGGTTEGGAAGTAGRGTGGGGGGGRGDPSPLNSFVYHRVVDGIGVGGASGPAISGFVGSSRGKQSRLPFVAITDRRLEKSLAERHKDFEQNHFPMP from the exons atttcaatttgcaagAAGAGGCCTCCATTCCGGAGGACATATTTGACCAGCACGACGGCGACATTGGGGATGAGGACATCGAGTCGGCCCACATTCAATATGCTCcatctgctgcagctgccaccaccgccgaggaggcggagaatgaggatgatgatgacgatgatgtgGGTCTGttggaggaggacgacgatgcATCCGAGGCAGCTGATATC ATACTTGAATCTCAAAGGCCCACTTCAAGGAATTTCAGTGTTTACCTGGACGCTAAGAAATAccaaaatagcaacaacaagaagcgTTCCATGGAGCAAAAGAAGAACAATATAAGCCACCGCAActacaaattgaaaaacaataaagagaACAATCACCATCGGCTAGCCAAGGAAGCTGCCGCCGGAAAATCGGAAATGGAAACGGTCCTTGGTGGCGGGACCAAGTTCACTTCCGGCGACGAGCAGCCACAGCTGGAGGATCGGGAGCAAGTGGAGCAGGAGGAAAACGCGAACTTTGGCAGGCAAAGTTTTGCGTATAAAAAATTGAAGAACATGCACGAACAGCAAAGTCAACAGGACAAGAAGCGTGGCGATGATGGCGACGAGGTGGACTTACTAGAGGGCGAATATCCGCCGTCCCAGCTGTTTGATgctattgaaatattaaatgaacgaaaatttaataaaccaTCTGCCCAATCAACGGGCAAGTCGCGACCCCAGCTGCAGAAAAAGGATAAAGACAAAGACCAAAtggagcaggaacaggagcaggagcaggagcaggagcagcataAGTCCAGACAGGTGGACGAGGCCATTGGCGATATCGAGGACAATTTGGATAATGATGAAATATTGCCCACTAACAACGGTGAGGACGAAGACGatggcgacgacgacgacgaggacatTAAGTCGGCCATTGACAATGAtgaattggccaaaaagtacCCAGTAGCCACATCAACAACCACCAAGGTCCCAACCACTTTGGCAACATCGAAAACCACCAGCCGGAGCAGCAgtatcatcagcagcagcagcaccaccaccaccacaacggCAACatccacaacagcaacatcaccatcaccatcgaCAACAACGAAACCAAGAGTCCCAACACCAACAATTGGCCGCAAGTTGAAGAGGAATTTCTTTGGTCTGGCCCAGCCAGAAACCAGATACTATGGCAGCTATGATATCGGCAGGATTCGTGCCCAGACCCCGGAAGAGGATACCaccgaggaggagaaggacGAGGATGTGGGCGAGTTGCACTATTACGACACCAGCGGTAGCGGTAGCAACTCCAGAAAGTTGGTCAGTTTTGATCCGGAAAAATCCGAGGAGAATTACTTAAGCAGCTACTATCCCGGCAAAATGAATGCAACCGaaaagaaacagcagcagacacagcaacatgcaacacgTTACGTGGATGACGACTATGCTGAACAACAACCGCCGGCGGAGAAGTCTAAGTTGGAAAATCCCTGGGAGAAATCGGAGGAGAAGCCAGAGGATGCGGAGCAACTAGAGGATGGCAAATTGGAATCTGATTTGGAATCTGCATTGCAGCGATATCACGAGG ccaccacgaccacgcccactgtcACCGCCGGCCCCTCGTCGGCATTTGAACGCTTCAAGGCGCTGCGAAGGAGTCGCCAGCGAACTGGGCACAAGAGTCACAAGAAGCGGTACAAGGACTATCTGAAGAGGCAGCATCCGAAGGTGGAGGTGACATCTCCGCCGGAAGCCGCTCCAGCGGCCACCATCTCAACCAGGCACCTTCAAAAACTGCAAAAGGAGCGGGAAAGATCCACACACTCTGCTCCGATCTTCGCGATCGGATTGCGACCCCAACGACCCTTGGTGGCCACCGGGAAACCCTTCTACGAGGGTCAGGTGAACTACTACGacaatcagcagcagctggatgTGGATCTGAAGCACCACACGGAAATGGAGCGTTTGATTGCCCATGACAATGGCAACTGGTATCGCCGTATTAGTCCGGTTTTGCGAAATGGCGTTAAGAGTGATCCGCCGGTGAAGgatcaccaccatcatcaccatcacagTGGCCAACATCTGGGCAACCATCATCACCACAGCCACCATCATGGTTACAATCACAATGGGGCGCACAACCACCATCACCACAGTCACAGCCACCAGAAGTTAGGTCATCTGAAATCACGTCCTCGTAATCCCTATCAGCGGAAGACTTCTGTGGGAATTGGTGCCCCCAgtccaccaccaccgcccacgCCACCGTTGCCACCACCGAAACCTCAACTTGGTCATCAAATAACCGAACTGGAACATCTCGAGAGATACTATGCCAAGTGGCCCCATCTAGCCAGGGTGCAGTTCCAGGTCTACGACGAGCACTATCGCGAAACGCATCCCGAACTCTATAGCGACTATGAGGATGACTATGAGAGTGCTGCGGAACTGGAGGAGGCGCAGCAGGAGCGTGGTGAAGAGGCCAATCTGCCACCCTATATCAAGAAGTATAATCGGCGGAACAAGCAGTTACTCAATCTACTGGAGGGCACGCTACCCACACCCACTCTGAGTCCTGGAAATCCTCTGGGCAGCACCGAAACTGTGCGACTGGATGATGAGTATCTGAAGGAAAAGAGGCGACGTTACCACCAGCATCAGCGTTTCGAggatttgtttgcccagcaaaAGAGCAGGTATAGTACCACACAATCGACGCCCAAAGAGGAGGTTACCGAGGTTACCAAGGATCAGTTATCAAACCCAGTGACTTCCACAACATCACCCAACAATCAGTTGCCCGAGGAAGATGCAACCGTTGTCTCTGGCGAGGAAACCGATCCGGCACCCGAAACTCTGGACTTTTGGCAGCGGGAAATGTCCAGTAAGGCGGGAAAGACGCGAAGCAATCAACCGGGCGGTTCAGTCTCAACAACCACGCCGAAACCAGCGCTCTTCAAGCTCCCATCGTATCCAGCCATCGCCGGCAGCTTTCTGGGCACACCGCGCAGTCGCAGCCGAAGTGCCCAGTTCGTCGCGAATGTGGCGGGCAGGGGTCAAAGTAGTTGGCCACGTTTGGAGACGGGCAATTCCACGGAAAAGCCCGCTGGCGGAGGAACCAccgaaggaggagcagccggaaCAGCCGGCAGGGGGAcaggtggtggaggaggaggaggaagaggagatCCATCCCCTCTGAACTCCTTTGTTTACCATCGCGTGGTAGATGGCATTGGCGTGGGCGGAGCAAGTGGACCCGCCATTTCCGGCTTCGTCGGCAGCAGTAGAGGTAAACAGTCGCGTCTGCCATTCGTGGCCATCACGGATCGACGGCTGGAGAAATCGCTGGCGGAGCGACACAAAGACTTTGAGCAGAATCACTTTCCGATGCCTTAA